In Candidatus Methylomirabilota bacterium, the following proteins share a genomic window:
- a CDS encoding addiction module protein: MARLAHDVVRAAVRLPAQERVRLVEEVLVSLESEKDRHADAAWAAEIERRARQLREGEVRPIPWSKVRARVRKRVRAKT, translated from the coding sequence ATGGCTCGCCTGGCGCACGACGTGGTCCGCGCCGCGGTCAGGTTGCCCGCGCAGGAACGCGTCCGGCTCGTAGAAGAGGTCCTCGTCAGCCTCGAATCAGAAAAAGATCGCCACGCCGATGCGGCGTGGGCTGCGGAGATCGAGCGGCGCGCTCGGCAACTCCGGGAGGGCGAGGTTCGTCCGATCCCGTGGTCAAAGGTGCGCGCTCGAGTCCGCAAACGGGTCCGTGCCAAGACCTAG
- a CDS encoding alpha/beta hydrolase-fold protein, translating to MSDLLETLEVETAREPEACVIWLHGLGADGHDFEPIVPALDLPETPGVRFVFPHAPRQRVTINAGMVMRAWYDVYGVDGVRREDEAGIRASQARVEALMAREKARGIPAAKLVLAGFSQGGAMALHTGLRHPERLAGIMALSSYLPLAATLAAEAHATNRDTPIFMAHGAHDPLIPLARAARSRDLLHAQGYRVEWREYPMAHEVCDAEIRDLSAWLRGVLEFGVIPPPRRHR from the coding sequence ATGTCCGACCTCCTCGAGACGCTCGAGGTCGAGACCGCGCGCGAGCCGGAGGCGTGCGTCATCTGGCTGCACGGCCTCGGCGCCGACGGCCACGACTTCGAGCCGATCGTCCCCGCGCTCGACCTCCCCGAGACGCCGGGGGTCCGCTTCGTGTTCCCGCACGCGCCGCGGCAGCGGGTGACGATCAACGCGGGCATGGTCATGCGCGCCTGGTACGACGTCTACGGCGTCGACGGTGTGCGGCGCGAGGACGAAGCCGGCATCCGCGCCTCGCAGGCGCGCGTCGAGGCGCTCATGGCGCGGGAGAAGGCGCGCGGGATCCCGGCGGCGAAGCTCGTGCTCGCGGGCTTCTCCCAGGGCGGGGCGATGGCGCTCCACACCGGGCTGCGTCATCCCGAGCGGCTCGCGGGGATCATGGCGCTCTCGAGCTATCTGCCGCTCGCGGCCACCCTCGCCGCCGAGGCGCACGCGACGAACCGCGACACGCCGATCTTCATGGCACACGGCGCGCACGACCCGCTGATCCCGCTGGCGCGTGCCGCGCGCTCGCGCGATCTGCTGCACGCGCAGGGTTACCGCGTCGAGTGGCGCGAGTACCCGATGGCGCACGAGGTCTGCGACGCGGAGATCCGTGACCTTTCGGCGTGGCTCCGCGGCGTGCTAGAGTTCGGCGTCATCCCGCCACCCAGGAGGCACCGATGA
- a CDS encoding amino acid ABC transporter substrate-binding protein has protein sequence MRALSAILLLTLSLWSAPAAAQTIKLGAVVPLTGRYGGGGAQVRAGYELAVEHINAAGGVSVGGKKLPLELVLLDDESDATKTVSRLETLAAQEVLAYLGGFGSDLHAAAASVAEKNKIPYLGVAFALKKIHEQGFRYLFSPFWKSPDIGEQLVGFLTALSAPHVKAVAVFQEKTDWGAEMARAWAAAAKGAGYQVVVNAEYAPGAKDFSDIILKSKAAGADAVFGLPTPPDGMTMVKQMKELGYTPKLLFLIRAPDPPIWSKNLAKDGDYVVLAPGWHHAVKAPGVKELNEAHQKKYGRPADPIAGPAYACVQIVAGALTRAAALDREKLRAAIAATDMMTVQGPVKFRADGTGIVQSVFVQWIGGKQELVWPKESATMPVVYPAPPFEKR, from the coding sequence ATGAGAGCTCTCAGCGCGATCCTGCTGCTCACGCTGTCGCTGTGGTCGGCGCCGGCCGCGGCCCAGACCATCAAGCTCGGCGCCGTCGTGCCGCTGACGGGCCGCTATGGCGGAGGCGGCGCCCAGGTGCGCGCGGGTTACGAGCTCGCGGTCGAGCACATCAACGCCGCGGGCGGCGTGAGCGTGGGCGGCAAGAAGCTGCCGCTCGAGCTGGTCCTGCTCGACGACGAGTCGGACGCCACGAAGACCGTGAGCCGGCTCGAGACGCTGGCGGCCCAGGAGGTCCTCGCGTATCTGGGCGGCTTCGGCTCCGATCTCCACGCGGCCGCCGCCTCGGTCGCCGAGAAGAACAAGATCCCGTACCTCGGCGTCGCGTTCGCGCTGAAGAAGATCCACGAGCAGGGCTTCCGCTACCTCTTCTCGCCCTTCTGGAAGTCGCCCGACATCGGCGAGCAGCTCGTTGGCTTCCTCACCGCCCTGTCCGCCCCGCACGTGAAGGCCGTCGCCGTCTTCCAGGAGAAGACGGACTGGGGCGCGGAGATGGCGCGCGCGTGGGCCGCCGCCGCCAAGGGCGCGGGCTACCAGGTCGTCGTGAACGCCGAGTACGCGCCGGGCGCGAAGGACTTCTCCGACATAATCTTGAAATCCAAGGCCGCCGGCGCCGACGCCGTCTTCGGCCTCCCCACGCCGCCCGACGGCATGACCATGGTCAAGCAGATGAAGGAGCTCGGCTACACGCCGAAGCTCTTGTTCCTGATCCGCGCCCCCGATCCGCCGATCTGGTCGAAGAACCTCGCCAAGGACGGTGACTACGTGGTCCTCGCCCCCGGCTGGCACCACGCCGTGAAGGCGCCGGGCGTCAAGGAGCTCAACGAGGCGCACCAGAAGAAGTACGGGCGCCCCGCGGATCCCATCGCGGGCCCGGCCTACGCGTGCGTCCAGATCGTCGCCGGCGCGCTGACCCGCGCCGCCGCGCTCGACCGCGAGAAGCTCCGCGCCGCCATCGCGGCCACCGACATGATGACCGTCCAGGGGCCGGTGAAGTTCCGCGCCGACGGCACCGGCATCGTGCAGTCGGTGTTCGTCCAGTGGATCGGCGGCAAGCAGGAGCTGGTCTGGCCGAAGGAGTCGGCGACGATGCCGGTCGTCTATCCGGCGCCGCCGTTCGAGAAGCGCTAG
- a CDS encoding terminase produces the protein MRERLLEWQWSDYAAKHRTRANLRIHMLAVPLFQAGTVLLVYGAVAVSGAAAALAVLCMAASLALEGRGHRLEPETPTPFDGPGDFVARYVAEQWITFPRFVLSGAWYRALRRP, from the coding sequence ATGCGAGAGCGCTTGCTCGAGTGGCAGTGGAGCGATTACGCCGCGAAGCACCGCACCCGCGCGAATCTCAGGATCCACATGCTCGCGGTGCCGCTCTTCCAGGCGGGAACGGTCCTGCTCGTGTACGGCGCCGTCGCCGTGTCAGGCGCCGCGGCGGCGCTCGCGGTCCTCTGCATGGCCGCGTCGCTCGCGCTCGAGGGCCGCGGCCACCGGCTCGAGCCCGAGACGCCGACGCCCTTCGACGGGCCCGGCGACTTCGTCGCGCGCTACGTCGCCGAGCAGTGGATCACATTCCCGCGCTTCGTCCTGTCGGGCGCGTGGTATCGCGCCCTCCGACGCCCCTGA
- a CDS encoding di-heme oxidoredictase family protein encodes MTKLKVLVTIAGLVLLAAAAAPAQFFARDPGVRGGPDGAGGMLEGLTANQQAFFAVSKDAFEEVDALADGLGPRFNLDSCAGCHAQPVTGGTSPFVNPQVAVATAFGARNVVPSFITANGPVREARFKYAPDGARDGGVHALFVISGRNDGTANAAGCHIRQDDFEGQLAAGNVIFRIPTPTFGAGLIEQVPDRVILANRDMNADQKTLLGIHGRPHRILSGDPNRNGNDGTIARFGWKAQNKSLLLFSGEAYNVEQGITNELFQTERDETVACQFRPTPNDVTNMDATSLTEVVSDVEKFALFMRFLAAPQPSHDTPGGAQSIARGRSLFGAVGCAGCHTPALQTGPSMVAALSNLPVRLFSDLLLHRMGPGLADDVLQGQAEGDEFRTAPLWGLGKRIFFLHDGRTRDLLEAIAAHKSPGDARFGASEANGVVDRFNALRESQKQDVLNFLRSL; translated from the coding sequence ATGACGAAGCTCAAAGTGCTCGTGACGATCGCGGGCCTGGTACTGCTGGCGGCGGCCGCGGCGCCGGCCCAGTTCTTCGCGCGGGATCCCGGAGTTCGCGGCGGGCCGGACGGCGCCGGCGGCATGCTGGAGGGCCTGACGGCCAACCAGCAGGCGTTCTTCGCCGTGAGCAAGGACGCCTTCGAGGAAGTCGACGCCCTGGCCGACGGGCTCGGCCCGCGCTTCAACCTCGACAGCTGCGCCGGGTGCCACGCGCAGCCGGTCACGGGCGGGACCAGCCCCTTCGTGAATCCCCAGGTAGCGGTCGCGACCGCCTTCGGCGCGCGCAACGTCGTGCCGTCGTTCATCACCGCGAACGGACCGGTGCGCGAAGCGCGCTTCAAGTACGCGCCCGACGGCGCGCGCGACGGCGGCGTCCACGCCCTGTTCGTCATCAGCGGCCGGAACGATGGGACGGCCAACGCCGCCGGCTGCCACATTCGGCAGGACGACTTCGAGGGCCAGCTCGCGGCCGGCAACGTCATCTTCCGCATTCCGACGCCGACGTTCGGCGCCGGGCTCATCGAGCAGGTGCCCGACCGCGTGATCCTCGCGAACCGTGACATGAACGCCGACCAGAAGACGCTGCTCGGGATCCACGGCCGTCCGCACCGGATCCTCTCCGGCGATCCCAACCGGAACGGCAACGATGGGACGATCGCGCGCTTCGGCTGGAAGGCGCAGAACAAGTCGCTCCTGCTGTTCTCGGGCGAGGCCTACAACGTCGAGCAGGGCATCACCAACGAGCTGTTCCAGACCGAGCGCGACGAGACCGTGGCCTGCCAGTTCAGGCCCACGCCCAACGACGTGACGAACATGGACGCGACGAGCCTGACGGAGGTGGTGAGCGACGTCGAGAAGTTCGCGTTGTTCATGCGGTTCCTGGCCGCGCCGCAGCCGTCGCACGACACCCCCGGCGGCGCCCAGTCGATCGCGCGCGGTCGCTCGCTTTTCGGGGCGGTCGGCTGCGCGGGGTGCCACACGCCGGCCCTCCAGACGGGCCCCTCGATGGTCGCGGCGCTGAGCAATCTGCCGGTGCGCCTCTTCTCCGACCTCCTGCTCCACCGCATGGGGCCGGGCCTCGCCGACGACGTCCTCCAGGGCCAGGCCGAGGGCGACGAGTTCAGGACGGCGCCGCTCTGGGGCCTCGGCAAGCGGATCTTCTTCCTGCACGACGGGCGGACGCGCGATCTCCTGGAGGCGATCGCCGCCCACAAGAGCCCCGGCGACGCGCGATTCGGGGCGTCGGAGGCCAACGGCGTGGTCGACCGGTTCAACGCGCTACGGGAGTCGCAGAAGCAGGACGTGCTGAACTTCCTCCGGTCCCTCTAG
- a CDS encoding N-acyl homoserine lactonase family protein produces MYEVYALKYGERDTAACQFFYREASHAQITLDYFVWLILGGPHPILVDTGFLDDDARARGIRNYVSPAAMVERAGVQPGDVPLALITHLHYDHWAGHSLFPGAEFWIQRDEVAFWTGPFGRTPAFRQSANVESLARLVTLNYGNRIRIVDGDREVAPGLRVHRVGGHTAGLQIVTVETARGTVVLTSDASHFYRNVEKRQPVQILTSLPEMLTAFETIHELAGAERLIVAGHDPEVAERFKAVEPGIIKIA; encoded by the coding sequence ATGTACGAAGTCTATGCGCTCAAGTACGGCGAGCGGGACACGGCGGCCTGCCAGTTCTTCTACCGCGAGGCGTCGCACGCCCAGATCACCCTCGACTACTTCGTCTGGCTGATCCTCGGCGGCCCGCACCCGATCCTCGTGGACACCGGATTCCTCGACGACGACGCGCGGGCGCGCGGGATCCGGAACTACGTGAGCCCGGCGGCGATGGTGGAGCGCGCGGGCGTCCAGCCGGGCGACGTGCCCCTGGCGCTCATCACCCACCTCCACTACGACCACTGGGCCGGCCACAGCCTCTTCCCCGGCGCCGAGTTCTGGATCCAGCGGGACGAGGTCGCGTTCTGGACGGGGCCGTTCGGCCGCACGCCCGCGTTCCGGCAGTCGGCGAACGTCGAGTCGCTGGCGCGGCTCGTGACGCTGAACTACGGGAACCGCATCCGCATCGTCGACGGCGACCGCGAGGTCGCGCCCGGGCTCCGCGTTCACCGCGTCGGCGGCCATACCGCCGGGCTCCAGATCGTCACCGTCGAGACCGCCCGCGGCACGGTGGTCCTCACCTCCGACGCCTCGCACTTCTACCGCAACGTGGAGAAGCGCCAGCCCGTCCAGATCCTCACGAGCCTCCCCGAGATGCTCACGGCCTTCGAGACGATCCACGAGCTCGCGGGCGCCGAGCGGCTGATCGTCGCCGGCCACGACCCGGAGGTCGCCGAGCGCTTCAAGGCGGTCGAGCCCGGCATCATCAAGATCGCCTGA
- a CDS encoding methyltransferase domain-containing protein: MTQLYDEIGAGYGTLRRPDPRIATAILRALDRAETVVNVGAGAGSYEPSDRSVVAVEPSLTMIRQRRTGSARVVRASALELPFRDDAFAAALAILTVHHWPDRARGLGELARVGRGRAVIVTWDPATSGFWLVEDYFPEIVELDRPIFPTLEEFGRALGPIEVRTLPIPHDCVDGFLGAYWRRPRAYLDARVRGAISTFSKIRTLEPGLARLRRDLEDGTWERRHGDLLGRAELDLGYRLVIAKASS; encoded by the coding sequence ATGACGCAGCTCTACGACGAGATCGGCGCCGGCTACGGCACGCTGCGCCGTCCGGATCCGCGGATCGCGACGGCGATCCTGCGCGCCCTGGACCGCGCCGAGACGGTCGTGAACGTCGGCGCCGGCGCGGGCTCCTACGAGCCGTCGGACCGGTCCGTCGTCGCGGTGGAACCGTCCCTGACGATGATCCGCCAGCGGCGGACCGGGAGCGCGCGCGTCGTCCGGGCGTCCGCGCTCGAGCTGCCGTTTCGGGACGACGCCTTCGCGGCCGCCCTCGCCATCCTCACGGTGCACCACTGGCCGGACCGCGCGCGCGGCCTCGGCGAGCTCGCGCGCGTCGGGCGCGGACGCGCGGTGATCGTCACGTGGGACCCCGCGACCTCGGGCTTCTGGCTCGTGGAGGACTACTTTCCCGAGATCGTCGAGCTCGATCGCCCGATCTTCCCGACCCTCGAGGAGTTCGGGCGCGCCCTGGGCCCGATCGAGGTCCGCACCCTGCCGATCCCCCACGACTGCGTCGACGGCTTCCTCGGCGCCTACTGGCGGCGCCCGCGCGCCTACCTGGACGCGCGCGTCCGCGGCGCGATCTCGACGTTCTCGAAGATCCGCACGCTGGAGCCGGGCCTTGCGCGGCTCCGCCGCGATCTGGAGGACGGCACGTGGGAGCGCCGGCACGGCGACCTTCTCGGCCGCGCCGAGCTCGATCTCGGCTACCGTCTCGTCATCGCGAAAGCGTCTTCGTGA
- a CDS encoding carboxymuconolactone decarboxylase family protein, with the protein MSTPRTASSARSEVRQVAPKLIELSETVLYGDVWERPGLSKRDRSLITVAALTAMYRGDQLPGHLERALANGVTRAEIGEVITHLAFYAGWPAAMTAGRIARKVFDEVKP; encoded by the coding sequence TTGAGCACCCCTCGAACCGCATCGTCCGCCCGCAGCGAGGTCCGGCAGGTCGCGCCGAAGCTCATCGAGCTGAGCGAGACGGTCCTGTACGGCGACGTCTGGGAGCGCCCCGGGCTGTCCAAGCGCGACCGGAGCCTCATCACCGTCGCGGCGCTGACCGCGATGTACCGCGGCGACCAGCTCCCCGGTCACCTCGAGCGCGCGCTCGCCAACGGCGTGACGCGTGCCGAGATCGGCGAGGTCATCACGCACCTGGCCTTCTACGCGGGCTGGCCCGCGGCGATGACCGCCGGTCGGATCGCGCGAAAGGTCTTCGACGAGGTGAAGCCATGA
- a CDS encoding NAD(P)-dependent oxidoreductase, whose protein sequence is MKIGFIGLGTMGRHMASNVMKAGHELVVHDVRREAAEPHVKAGARWADTPRGVAEATEIVFTSLPGPPEVEAVALGEKGLLPGLAAGKVYFDLSTNAPALVRRIHQVFGARGIHMLDAPVSGGPRGAETRKLALWVGGDEAIFKRCKPVLDAIGDQPYYVGPIGAGSIAKLVHNCAGYVVQTALAEVFTLGVKAGVEPLALWKAVRQGAGGRRRTFDGLAEQFLPAKFEPPSFALRLAHKDVTLATALGREHRVPMRLANVTLEELTEALNRGWGERDSRVAMLLQEERAGVEIRVPEAAIRQALEL, encoded by the coding sequence ATGAAGATCGGGTTCATCGGCCTCGGCACCATGGGACGCCACATGGCGTCCAACGTGATGAAGGCGGGCCACGAGCTGGTGGTCCACGACGTGCGCCGCGAGGCGGCCGAACCCCACGTGAAGGCCGGCGCGCGCTGGGCCGACACGCCGCGCGGCGTGGCGGAGGCGACGGAGATCGTGTTCACGTCGCTCCCGGGCCCGCCCGAGGTGGAGGCGGTGGCGCTCGGCGAGAAGGGGCTCCTGCCGGGGCTCGCGGCGGGCAAGGTCTACTTCGACCTCTCGACGAACGCGCCCGCGCTCGTGCGCCGGATCCACCAGGTGTTCGGGGCGCGGGGGATCCACATGCTCGACGCGCCGGTGAGCGGCGGCCCGCGCGGAGCCGAGACGCGCAAGCTCGCCCTCTGGGTCGGGGGTGACGAGGCGATCTTCAAGCGCTGCAAGCCGGTGCTCGACGCGATCGGCGACCAGCCCTACTACGTCGGCCCGATCGGCGCGGGCTCGATCGCGAAGCTCGTCCACAACTGCGCGGGCTACGTCGTGCAGACCGCGCTCGCCGAGGTCTTCACGCTCGGCGTCAAGGCGGGGGTCGAGCCGCTCGCCCTGTGGAAGGCGGTGCGTCAGGGCGCGGGCGGGCGGCGGCGCACGTTCGACGGTCTCGCCGAGCAATTCCTGCCCGCGAAGTTCGAGCCGCCGTCGTTCGCGCTGCGCCTCGCGCACAAGGACGTGACGCTCGCGACCGCGCTCGGCCGCGAGCACCGGGTCCCCATGCGGCTCGCGAACGTCACGCTCGAGGAGCTGACCGAGGCGCTCAACCGCGGCTGGGGCGAGCGCGACTCGCGCGTCGCGATGCTCCTGCAGGAGGAGCGTGCGGGCGTCGAGATCCGCGTGCCCGAGGCCGCGATCCGTCAGGCGCTCGAGCTCTAG
- a CDS encoding C-terminal binding protein has protein sequence MAKFKIVTPAGASYTTPGAGYTFEMEALTPLGAEIVEIDAKTDEDFAKAARDADAVYAKGRPITKRIIDGLERCKAISLGSVGVDSVDVAAATARGIPVTNVPDTFIEEVADHALMLILATYRRLTTMDKWVREGRWKDGRPLLHHFPRLLGQTLGLIAFGHVARAVTVRAQAFGLRVIAYDPYVEELVMTQYGVEPVGLADLLKRADIVSMHAPSTADAHHMLGEEDFRLMKPEALFINTGRGPTVDERALVKALQEGWIAGAGLDVLEEEPAAPTNPLLRMDNVILTPHVASASARFDPERKRRVGRELALVLSGRWPRSCVNPSVLEKSGLRRWQPYSMERGPGA, from the coding sequence GTGGCCAAGTTCAAGATCGTCACACCGGCCGGGGCAAGCTACACCACGCCGGGCGCGGGTTACACCTTCGAGATGGAAGCCCTCACCCCACTCGGCGCCGAGATCGTCGAGATCGACGCCAAGACCGACGAGGACTTCGCAAAGGCCGCGCGCGACGCCGACGCGGTCTACGCGAAGGGGCGCCCGATCACCAAGCGCATCATCGACGGCCTCGAGCGGTGCAAGGCGATCTCGCTGGGTAGCGTCGGCGTGGACTCGGTGGACGTCGCCGCGGCGACCGCGCGGGGGATCCCTGTGACGAATGTCCCCGACACCTTCATCGAGGAGGTCGCCGACCACGCGCTCATGCTGATCCTCGCCACCTACCGCCGGCTGACGACGATGGACAAGTGGGTCCGGGAGGGGCGCTGGAAGGACGGCCGGCCGCTGCTCCACCACTTCCCGCGCCTCCTCGGCCAGACCCTCGGCCTGATCGCCTTCGGCCACGTGGCCCGGGCCGTCACGGTCCGCGCGCAGGCTTTCGGCCTGCGCGTCATCGCCTACGACCCGTACGTCGAGGAGCTCGTCATGACCCAGTACGGCGTGGAGCCGGTGGGCCTGGCCGACCTGCTGAAGCGCGCCGACATCGTCTCCATGCACGCGCCCTCGACCGCCGACGCCCACCACATGCTGGGCGAGGAGGATTTCCGACTCATGAAGCCCGAGGCGCTCTTCATCAACACGGGGCGCGGCCCCACGGTGGACGAGCGGGCGCTCGTCAAGGCCCTGCAGGAGGGCTGGATCGCCGGCGCCGGGCTCGACGTGCTCGAGGAGGAGCCGGCGGCCCCGACCAACCCGCTGCTGCGCATGGACAACGTCATCCTCACGCCCCACGTGGCGTCGGCCTCCGCCCGCTTCGATCCCGAGCGCAAGCGCCGCGTGGGCCGCGAGCTCGCGCTGGTGCTGAGCGGCCGGTGGCCGCGGAGCTGCGTCAACCCCTCGGTCCTCGAGAAGTCAGGGCTCCGGCGCTGGCAGCCCTACTCCATGGAGCGCGGCCCGGGCGCGTAG
- a CDS encoding substrate-binding domain-containing protein, translated as MNRAGRIAWTFAVVCLAALALPAGRTDAVELKVLSAGAVRAVVEELAEAFRRETGHTVVFAFDTAGALRRRAPAEPADVVIVTDAVIDELAGRGVVVPGTRTDLARVGIGVGVRRGAPLPDISTPEALKRTLLAAKSFVYMDPGKGATSGIHFAGVLERLGIASAVKDKALLWPAGASAEAVADGRAELCVQQMSEILVVPGVTLVGPLPKELQKITTYSGGLAARSTAPDTARALLAFLARPAFKAKFAAAGLDYRE; from the coding sequence ATGAACCGCGCGGGCCGAATCGCCTGGACGTTCGCCGTGGTGTGCCTGGCGGCCCTCGCCCTGCCGGCGGGCCGGACGGACGCTGTGGAGCTCAAAGTACTGAGCGCCGGCGCTGTGAGGGCGGTCGTGGAGGAGCTCGCCGAGGCGTTCCGTCGGGAGACCGGCCACACCGTCGTATTCGCGTTCGACACCGCGGGAGCGCTGCGCCGGCGGGCGCCCGCGGAGCCGGCCGACGTCGTGATCGTGACCGACGCCGTGATCGACGAGCTCGCGGGGCGGGGCGTCGTCGTTCCCGGCACGCGGACTGACCTCGCGCGCGTCGGCATCGGCGTCGGGGTGAGGCGGGGCGCCCCGCTGCCCGACATCTCGACGCCCGAGGCCCTCAAGCGGACGCTCCTCGCCGCGAAGTCGTTCGTCTACATGGACCCGGGCAAGGGCGCGACGAGCGGCATCCACTTCGCGGGCGTCCTCGAGCGCCTGGGCATCGCCTCCGCGGTGAAGGACAAGGCGCTCCTCTGGCCCGCCGGCGCCTCGGCGGAGGCGGTCGCCGACGGCCGGGCCGAGCTGTGCGTGCAGCAGATGAGCGAGATCCTGGTCGTTCCGGGCGTCACGCTCGTCGGCCCGCTGCCGAAGGAACTGCAGAAGATCACGACGTACTCGGGCGGGCTCGCCGCGCGGAGCACGGCGCCCGACACGGCCCGCGCGCTGCTCGCCTTCCTCGCGCGTCCCGCGTTCAAGGCGAAGTTCGCCGCCGCCGGGCTCGACTACCGGGAGTAG